The segment atgaaacatttatttttttatactataCATACAATGCCCTAGTcttaatttaaaacagtaaaccAGTAGGGTCAAGTCAAAATCCCACTGCATGTGCTACTTGCACTTTAATATAACTCGTCCCAAAAAAAGCATCCCAAATATCTCCTTTATGTGATAAAGCAAtaatttttacaccagataTGGAGTGTTTGTAGTCAAGCTACACTAGgtgtgtttccattacagatttgcgcaaaactttGCGCTACTTATAAATATTGATGAAAACTGTTGCAAAATGATGGTGTTCCCATTGACCAATGTTATGCGACTTAGATATTAGATTATTTAGATATATCGCAGCCACTGCACTAGCCATTCATTTAAATCATAGGAGACCTAGCAAAGCAGTACGGAGAGCCGCTTCTGGGACACTTCTGAAATGTTGAAACCCTGAAACCTCTtgcacccgggctcaccaccacccggtggctttaggaaaacagcgaatGGTGGATATATATAAGGAATACGTCATAAGGaatgtcatttatatgtgccaaacatcctgctaccaggtggtggcgctatgactataactggatattggcatgtagatgtcttcaggccagccCTTGTATCAAACATGAAGTTTGGTGTAGATttaacatggtatgtttgagttagtgcaaagcatgatatatcctgttgccaacaggtggcgctatgattatatcattattggcctttagatgtcttcaggccaggactttcACCAAACATGAAGTTTCattgcagattggacattgcatgtttaatttagcgtaaaaagtaatttcctgttgccagcaggtggcgcaaTGATTAGACGTGTTCAGGCAAGAATTTTTACTGActgtgtgaagtttggggcagcaccttctattcccatggtgaaacatcaaactttgtcaggccaccacagacacgcccttcaacgaaaactcaaattCTTTGCAAtgtaaaggagaaatccacttccaaaacaaagatccacatataatatactcacccccttgtcatccaagatgttcatgtctttctttcttcagtcgtaaagaaagtatttttctccatataatggactgatatggagccacgattttgaacttccaaaatgcagtttaaatgcggcttcaaacaatcccaaatgtggtcgtaaatgatcccagccgaggaagaagggtcttatctagcgaagcgatctgtggttttcattaaaaatacagtttaaatactttttaatctcaaacgttcatcttgcctttctctccctgaactctgtatattctggctcaagacagttagggtatgtcgaaaaactccaatcatattttctccctcaacaaaaatcatttcaaagtcatcctacattgctgcagaagttccgaagatcaaacacccttaaaaaggaagttgagggagaacatgagatgggagtttttcaaccctaactgtcatgaaccggaaaaaacagtccaggcagagcaacacaagacaagcgtttggcattaacaagtatataaactgtattatttttatgaaaataactgatgaaatgttacgctagataagacccttcttcctcggctgggatcgtttgaagccacatttaaaaatgctgaaatgttttcctcaaaacataaaatttctttacgactgaaaaaagaaagacatgaacatcttggatgacaagggggtgagtaaattatttgttaattgttgttctggaagtggacttctcctttaacatcacagagggctttagattacactgaccaaatttgttgttgatctgtttaaatctctaggagttcatttaaatacacctggaaatggcaaaaacggcacaaaGACTGCagagaaaattctaaataaGACTTCCTGTTCTTGGACTTTGTACTGGGgactttttgtaggtattggtgtgttacacgtgtctaccaaatttcatacatgtaaaacatagctcgaggggcactttgttgaaattttataggtggcgctattgagccagtttgccacacccacttctgaaacccttatcaaatgtacattttcaccAGATTCCTTGCACCACCAGTGttactgtgttttatttctCCACTTTGGAGGTTTATTTGCAGGTTATGGTAACGTGAATTCACCATGAAGAATTCATAAACTTATTACAGTCTCTTGTAACCATGCTTGACACGGTACACTTTAGAAAACAGTAATCAATACAACAAGCTTTTGATGAAGCAAATGAAACCAGCCAAACTGGTTCTGATCAAGCACATTTCTTTACAGCTCTGAAAAGAAACATGACATCATAAGCAGTCAATCGTCAAAGACTAGCCAAAGGTGTTTATTAGAAACACTGGAAAGTGGATGCCCTTTAAGGAAAACTCAGTTTATACTGAGCTGAGTGGAGGGGTGAGGGAGAAACGGAGAGCGGTAGGCACTAACTGAATTACCCTCTTTTATAAATCAGGCTGTCCCTAGCTTCATAGCATTTGTGCCCTCTAAACACAAGATACTGATTTGCTTTAACTCAGCTTACCATCTTCAGACTACACAAAAGGTTCTTACAATCAATATGGAGATGCTTACAGCTTCAGTTACAAAAAGCACTTCATTCACAAAACTCACATGTTTATGCAAGAAGCTGCGAACTCGGGGCAGATCAGGATAAAAGCTGTTCCGTACAACAATCTGCAACCACCGAATCTGGACTTCAGCGTTCATGCCGTCCAACAACGCAGAGTAGCAGCTTGACAAAAGACTCATCACCTCTGAAAGGCCAATCACATTACAAGAGATGTCAAAGCAAATGGGTGACTAAAATGAAACGGATGTCGACAAAATGAGATTCGTAATACCTTGAGGCAGAGGTGAGCGGTCTAGAAGTCGGTCCAAGAAGAGGACGGTCTGAAAGGTGCTCCAGGAGGAGAGGTCAAATGTAGAGATCAGCTGGGGGTCAGGGGCATCCATGCCCCAAAGATCACACAGGTGCTGAACGGGGCCGGTTAGGGCTCTACCCGCCGAGAGATCCGGTTCACTTAACGGAGGACCACAGCCGTTTAGCCATCGCTCAAATTCCAGACCTGAGCAAGACGGGAAGGAAGAAGGAGGGGAAGAAGTGtcacatttctgtttatttagcCTCCATCTCTCACACTGCTAATGTTGCTTTGACCCCTCACTGGGTGTTATGACTGGCTCAACAGGGAAATTCCTAACTGAGGACAAATGGAGCACAGTGAGATGAGTAACTATAAGTGTCTCTGTGTGTTAATCATCATCTCTGACAGTTGTCGCAACTCACCCTCTCGTTGAGCAACGCAGCTCTCCTTCAGCTCAGGGAAAAATCCGAGGAAAAAGTCCAACAGATCCTGAGCGATTACGCTGCTGAACCTGAACTTCTCAATGTAGGCCTACATGGTGCATGGTGGACAAATTCAGAAACTTCATATGTGGACTATGCACAGCAGAGCATGGAAATTCACGTATGTGTTAAATGTCATGTTCCTCACCCTAAGAAAGCTATCGAATCTCTTGATGTCGCCACACAGCTGTGAGAGGTAAGATACAAAGCAGAACCCTTTCTCATATGTGAAGAGATTCATTAGACTGCTTGGGTTTACACCTTTGGAGAAAGAGAAGGAAAATGAATAACATGGTACATTGACCCTTGAATCAAGGGTCTGACACTTCACAAGTACACTATAAATATTCAAGCACATTTTCCAGACAGGCTGAACTTTGCAAATGAGGATTTTCCTTGCTTCTGTCTTTCTGAAGTCTGAGTAACAAGGAATTTTAGATGCATTTACCACACAGCTATTTCAGGTGTGCGGAAAAAGCACAATGCGCCAAACCCAAGGTTTCTTTCAGGCTCGTACAAAAGCAGGTTTACATTGGTTGTACCTGGCTCAAATTTGGCCTGCAGCTTACTGACGGGATTGTTGTCTCCAAGAAGACGCATCTGTCTGTGAAGAGCATCTAGACGGAACACTGTCTCAAGACAAGTGAAGGCTTCTCCTAAATCAGAAAATTGAAGAGATATATATAAGGAGAGCATTGTGGGATACGAACAGGCCTCTGTTAGGGCAAATGCAAACACTCCCGTATCACTGGCATCATTCTAAGCAAGTATGAATCTTTGCGGAATGTATACATAAACATTTGCAAAAGGCCTACATGGTGATGTTTCTATGTTTGGACATGTGTGAGGACATGTATACCATAGGCTTCTGTGGTAATGCGCCTCTGCGCGTAAGTGGCCAGACCCTCACTGAGCCACATCTCTTCCCACGTTGCATTGGTGACCGCATTGCCAAACCAGCCGTGAGCAATCTCATGGATGACATCAATCAGCAGAAACTCCTGACTCTCCAGTATGGAGGAAATTATGAAAGTAAGACAGGGATTCTCCATGGCAACGATGGGGAATGAAGGAGGAAGGAACACTATGTCGTACCTGTAATGGAAGAGACAGGTTAATGCCTGAAAATGAGGCTTGATGTGAACAAGATATGACTGAGAAGTACGGAACTGACCTTCCCCATACGTAAGGCCCAAAAAGCCCCTCCGCCACATTAAGCCAGCGCTCCACACTGCCGCCAAGTTTACTGACTGCACATGTCAGGATGCAGGGCTCTGCCCATACACGACTCCTAAAAGCAGATTGTAGCCAAGGAACACTAATAAGAACAATGCACATATCTTAAAATGAGCTTGAGATACCTGGCACATAAGCCAGCTTTTAAAGCCAGCATTTCCAGGCTGGTTTAGCTAGATAGTACTGGTTTGGTTTTGATGTAGCTGATGAAGCAGCATAGCCATGCTGTGTGCAAACAAAACTTAGCTGGTCACCAGCATGGCTTTTTTGAGAACCTTGTTGACCAAGGTAGTACATTCATGCTGCTAAAGATAGACAACTGATGTGGTCTTGCCAGCAGTGCTTAAGCAACCTTTTACAGACAAACCACTGCACTCATTTCCTAGACTGAGCATCAGTATATCACTGTTCAAAACAATACAGCTGatgtcaaaattttacatacaccttgcagaatctgcaaaatattaattatttgtgaccctggactttTTTGATAGATCATCAACAGGCTGAACAAATAAGTTTTCCGTTGATGATTTGTCAGGAttcaatatttggctgagagctacaactattttaaaacctggaagctgggggtgcaaaaaaaaataaaaaatactgagaaaattgcctttaaagttgttcaaatgaagttcttagcaatgcatatttctaatcaaaaattaagttttgatacatttacggtagaaaatttaataaatatcttcatggaacatgatctttacttaatatcctaaagataaATTTcactgtagcttctgaagggcagtactaaatgaaaacaaaataaatatttaggcaaaataagaaaaatgtacacatcttcattctgttcaaaagttttcacttcctggcttaatgcatcatgtttccttctggagcatcagtgagcatttgaaccttctgtaatagttgtgtatgagtccctcagttatcatcattgtgaaaagatggatctcaaaatcatacagtcattgttggaaggtgttcaaatacacaaaaatgacaaaacaaaaatttgtgggacctgaaggatttttatgaagaacatcgggcagtttaactgttcaggacaaacaagggactcatgaacaactaccactaaacaaaaaaaacagctgtggatcattcaggtaacaacacagtattaagaattaagtgtatgtaaacttttgaactgagtcaagttcaactat is part of the Labeo rohita strain BAU-BD-2019 chromosome 18, IGBB_LRoh.1.0, whole genome shotgun sequence genome and harbors:
- the rnpepl1 gene encoding aminopeptidase RNPEPL1, with protein sequence MAELQRPTLCCCRKVLTVPGKSCEGGRSLAHCRLVDIASASNFHSFKLRHFHLDLHLNFAVKRMTGWQVLELTPVQPGVQSLILDTHPSLLIHSVDCKVPGASGAPDVFLSLTYRVEPFTDYGSSLNISLPAAVIRPHRAFRVTIRYTTTDGPAIWWLDAELTCGQTRPLVFTQGHSVCNRSFFPCFDTPAVKSTYSATVRVPEGVTVLMSASRSAYSKQDRVFQFSMEYPVPAYLVALVAGDLQHADIGPRSRVWAEPCILTCAVSKLGGSVERWLNVAEGLFGPYVWGRYDIVFLPPSFPIVAMENPCLTFIISSILESQEFLLIDVIHEIAHGWFGNAVTNATWEEMWLSEGLATYAQRRITTEAYGEAFTCLETVFRLDALHRQMRLLGDNNPVSKLQAKFEPGVNPSSLMNLFTYEKGFCFVSYLSQLCGDIKRFDSFLRAYIEKFRFSSVIAQDLLDFFLGFFPELKESCVAQREGLEFERWLNGCGPPLSEPDLSAGRALTGPVQHLCDLWGMDAPDPQLISTFDLSSWSTFQTVLFLDRLLDRSPLPQEVMSLLSSCYSALLDGMNAEVQIRWLQIVVRNSFYPDLPRVRSFLHKHTSRMYTVPLYEDLCGGVMKCFAVEVFYQTQARLHPNLRRTLQQILFQSSALNTSTAPSLLTSPPSAPSSPTDPPANGTIALRDVNVSA